From one bacterium genomic stretch:
- a CDS encoding FtsX-like permease family protein, whose translation MATLDPADLLRLSTGAMRGHPTRSVLSMLGIAIGVAAVVLLTSLGEGARRYIVAQFSQFGTNVIAINPGKTETMGIPGAFGGTTRKLTIEDSEAIARIPDVTEVVPMAMGQARVEGGGRGRSVFIYGTTSTLPEVFSFEIGQGSFLPPGDPRRGGSVAVLGPKLKRELFGEENALGQLVRVAGARLRVIGVMAPKGRMLGFDIDDAAYIPAATAMRLFNLDELQEIDVLFAHEGMTDRVAERVRKVLMERHGGKEDFTLSTQTEMLEVFGRVMDVITLSVAVIAGISLLVGAIGIFTMMWISVGERVGEIGLLRALGATAQQVLFIFLAEALLLTSLGGMAGLVIGLAVMFVVRLLAPGIPLHAPVEYVLAALGMSAAAGVLSGVSPARRAAGLEPVEALRAE comes from the coding sequence ATGGCGACGCTCGACCCGGCCGATCTGCTCCGGCTCAGCACCGGGGCCATGCGGGGCCACCCCACCCGGTCGGTGCTCTCGATGCTAGGCATCGCGATCGGCGTGGCGGCGGTGGTGCTCCTCACCTCTCTCGGTGAGGGAGCACGGCGTTACATCGTCGCGCAGTTCTCCCAGTTCGGTACGAACGTCATCGCCATCAATCCTGGCAAGACCGAGACGATGGGGATCCCGGGCGCCTTCGGTGGCACGACCCGCAAGCTCACGATCGAGGATTCGGAGGCGATTGCACGGATCCCCGATGTGACCGAGGTGGTGCCGATGGCCATGGGCCAGGCTCGCGTCGAGGGGGGCGGGCGCGGCCGCAGCGTCTTCATCTATGGGACGACATCGACGCTGCCCGAGGTCTTCTCATTCGAGATCGGACAGGGCAGCTTCCTCCCTCCTGGCGATCCCCGCCGCGGAGGCTCCGTCGCCGTCCTCGGCCCCAAGCTCAAGCGCGAACTCTTCGGCGAGGAGAATGCACTCGGGCAGCTCGTGCGCGTGGCGGGCGCCCGCCTGCGTGTGATCGGCGTCATGGCGCCGAAGGGCCGGATGCTCGGCTTCGACATCGACGATGCGGCCTACATTCCGGCCGCGACCGCCATGCGGCTCTTCAACCTCGACGAACTCCAGGAGATCGACGTCCTGTTCGCCCACGAGGGAATGACCGACAGAGTCGCCGAGCGGGTTCGGAAGGTGCTCATGGAGCGTCACGGCGGCAAGGAGGACTTCACGCTCTCCACCCAGACCGAGATGCTGGAGGTCTTCGGCCGGGTGATGGACGTCATCACCCTCTCGGTCGCGGTCATCGCAGGCATCTCGCTGCTCGTCGGCGCGATCGGGATCTTCACCATGATGTGGATCTCCGTGGGTGAACGCGTGGGTGAGATCGGACTCCTGCGCGCGCTCGGCGCGACCGCGCAACAGGTGCTCTTCATCTTCCTTGCCGAGGCCCTGCTGCTCACGTCGCTCGGAGGCATGGCAGGACTGGTGATCGGCCTGGCCGTGATGTTCGTCGTGCGCCTGCTGGCTCCCGGCATCCCGCTTCACGCGCCGGTCGAGTACGTGCTCGCAGCCCTGGGAATGAGCGCGGCTGCGGGGGTGCTCTCGGGCGTGAGCCCGGCCCGGCGCGCGGCGGGTCTCGAGCCCGTGGAGGCGCTTCGGGCCGAGTAG